The sequence GTCGGTCATGCCGCCCACGGTACCGCCGCGTCCGGCCGCGTCAGGCCGACGCCCGGACAGCGTGGCGCCTGTCGCACTCGACGCCGCCCGGGAACTTTCCCACCCGACCGCCGCAACCCGCGCCGCAGCACCGGGACCAAGCACGGACGACGGCGCAGACCCGAACGGCCACGCGACCGGCGCGACGGCGGCGGGTCAGCCAGCCACGGCGAGGGCGAGCGGGAGCACGTCCGTCGCGCCGGCCCGGCGTAGGGCCCGGGCCACCAGCGTCATCGTCCAGCCCGAGTCGATCAGGTCGTCGACGAGCAGCACCGGGCCGTCCAGCCCGGCCAGCGCATCGGCCAGGTCGGCCGGCACGGTGAAGGCGTCGTGCAGCGCGCGTACCCGTTGGGCGCTGTTGCCGCGCGGCCCGGCCGGGCCTCCGGGGCCGGATGCGGCGACCTCACCCAACAGCGGCAGCCGGCCCACTGTGGCGATCCGCTCGGCGAGCGAGCCGAGCAGCCGGGGCCGACTCCGGGAACCGACAGCGACCACCGCCACCGGCCGGCGGGGCCACGGGTCGTCGCCGTGCGCCCACGCCTTCAGCACCTCCACGACCGCGCCGGCGACGTCGTCGGGCAGCGGCGCGTCCGGCGCTTCCGGGCCGACGAGAGCACGCAGCCGGCCACCCCAACCCAGGTCGGAGAGCCGCCCGACGGCCCGGCCCGGCAGCGCCTGGTCCGCGGGGGCGATCCGGCCCTTGAGGGGTACGCCCACCGCGTCGAGCCCGGTCGGCCAGAGCTTCTTCGGCGCGATCTCCACGCCGGGTCGGCCCAGGAAGGCCTGCGCGGCGGCGAGCGCGGCCGTCGACACGTCGGCGGCGAAGAGAGGGTCGGCGCACCTGTCGCACCGGCCGCAGTCGACCGCCTCGGTGTCGTCCAGGCGTTCCCGTAGATACCGCATCCGGCAGTCGGACGTGGTCGCGTACTCCCGCATGGCCTGTTGCTCGACGGTGCGCGCCTCGGCGACGCGGCGCAACCGGGCCTCGTCGTAGACCCACGGCTCGCCGGTGGCGAGCCACCCACCGCGCACCCGGCGGACCGCGCCGTCCACGTCGAGCACCTTGAGCATCAGCTCCAGCCGGGCCCGGCGCAGGTCGACGAGGGGTTCGAGTGCCTGGGTGGAGAGCGGGCGGTCGGTGTGCAGGGCTGCCAGCACGGCCCGGACCTGCTGCTCCGGTGGGAACGCCAGCGAGGCGAAGTAGCGCCAGATCGCGGCGTCCTCGACGCCGGGCAGCAGCAGCACCTCGGCGTGCTCGACGGCGCGGCCGGCGCGGCCGACCTGCTGGTAGTACGCGATCGGCGAGGGTGGCGCGCCGAGGTGGACGACGAAGCCCAGGTCAGGCTTGTCGAAGCCCATGCCGAGGGCGCTGGTGGCGACCAACGCCTTGATCTTGTTGTCGAGCAGGTCCTGTTCGGCGGCCCGCCGGTCGGCGTCGTCGGACTGCCCGCTGTACGAGGCGACCGGGTAGCCCCGGGAGCGCAGGAACTCGGCCGTCTCGCCCGCTGCCGCCACTGTCAGCGTGTAGACGATGCCTGAGCCGGGCAGCTGGTCCAGGTGGTCGGCGAGCCAGGCCAGCCGGTGCGCCGGGCTGGGCAGGTCGAGCACCCCGAGGCGCAGCGACTCGCGGTCCAGGGTGCCGCGCAGGATGAGGGCGTCGCCGAGCTGCTCGGCGACGTCCTGGGTGACCCGCGCGTTGGCGGTGGCGGTGGTCGCCAGCACGGGGGTGCGCTCGGGCAGTTCGGCGAGGAACGTCCGCAGCCGCCGGTAGTCCGGCCGGAAATCGTGCCCCCAGTCGGAGACGCAGTGCGCCTCGTCGACCACCAGCAGGCCGGTGGTGGCGGCCAACTTC comes from Micromonospora vinacea and encodes:
- a CDS encoding DEAD/DEAH box helicase, which gives rise to METAERAGVRERAEAVLRRLAGDHARLREDQWRAIEALVVDRRRVLCVQRTGWGKSAVYFVATALLRDREQGHQAGPTVIVSPLLALMRNQVEAAARAGIRARTINSANLDEWDEITAEIQTGAVDVLLISPERLNNPDFRDGVLPKLAATTGLLVVDEAHCVSDWGHDFRPDYRRLRTFLAELPERTPVLATTATANARVTQDVAEQLGDALILRGTLDRESLRLGVLDLPSPAHRLAWLADHLDQLPGSGIVYTLTVAAAGETAEFLRSRGYPVASYSGQSDDADRRAAEQDLLDNKIKALVATSALGMGFDKPDLGFVVHLGAPPSPIAYYQQVGRAGRAVEHAEVLLLPGVEDAAIWRYFASLAFPPEQQVRAVLAALHTDRPLSTQALEPLVDLRRARLELMLKVLDVDGAVRRVRGGWLATGEPWVYDEARLRRVAEARTVEQQAMREYATTSDCRMRYLRERLDDTEAVDCGRCDRCADPLFAADVSTAALAAAQAFLGRPGVEIAPKKLWPTGLDAVGVPLKGRIAPADQALPGRAVGRLSDLGWGGRLRALVGPEAPDAPLPDDVAGAVVEVLKAWAHGDDPWPRRPVAVVAVGSRSRPRLLGSLAERIATVGRLPLLGEVAASGPGGPAGPRGNSAQRVRALHDAFTVPADLADALAGLDGPVLLVDDLIDSGWTMTLVARALRRAGATDVLPLALAVAG